In Brachypodium distachyon strain Bd21 chromosome 2, Brachypodium_distachyon_v3.0, whole genome shotgun sequence, one genomic interval encodes:
- the LOC100821295 gene encoding uncharacterized protein LOC100821295 gives MESSPPSSPTAAAAAAAEAVAAMQVDSPAASAARSRDNRLLFDLPSSWGYRKPMAFCQSAAAAAAAAGGGEPQSKSSRSPTKAAAAEECPRKQSYLLRDRRAGRDFAEEAGETRKLWNKDGGASRSGRFSLQLTKQEIEEDFLVMTGRKLPRRAKRRPKNVQRLINTLCPGESLPEVNRDRYKVNEKGGF, from the exons ATGgagtcctcgccgccgtcctcgcccacagcagctgcagcagcggcggcggaggcagtaGCAGCAATGCAGGTGGACTCcccggcggcgtccgcggcgcGATCGAGGGACAACCGCCTCCTGTTCGACCTCCCATCCTCCTGGGGGTACCGCAAGCCCATGGCCTTCTGCcagtcagcggcggcggcggcggcggccgcgggtgGCGGCGAGCCGCAGTCGAAAAGCTCCCGATCGCCGACGaaagccgcggcggcggaggaatgCCCCCGCAAGCAGAGCTACCTGCTGCGGGACCGGAGGGCCGGTCGGGACTTCGCGGAGGAAGCGGGGGAGACCAGGAAGCTCTGGAACAAGGACGGCGGCGCCAGCAGGAGCGGCAGGTTCTCGCTGCAGCTCACCAAGCAGGAGATCGAGGAGGACTTCCTCGTCATGACCGGCCGGAAGCTGCCGCGCCGGGCCAAGAGGCGGCCCAAGAACGTCCAGCGCCTAATCAAT ACCCTTTGCCCTGGCGAGTCGCTGCCGGAGGTTAACCGTGATCGCTACAAGGTGAACGAG AAAGGGGGATTCTGA
- the LOC104583100 gene encoding atherin, whose product MAAAAHRLHGAGKSSIPSPAATATATAKASAPSRRLHGFSFPTLSWGAHRLLRCSKDGAAAASAPASGSPPLHPQTPSLKDKPVPTPPMPTPQQDPAGDGSRPQRPMNLRPRRYYSATAAASPASRADGGAAAGQSGPPPPPLPRKRSFAVALTREEIAEDLAAIRCARPPRRGKKRPKQNEMDRLFPGSMLLNVDPDAYKIGER is encoded by the exons atggccgccgccgcgcaccgcCTCCACGGCGCGGGGAAATCCTCGATTCCGTCCCCCGCggccacggcgacggcgacggccaaAGCGTCCGCTCCCAGCCGACGCCTCCACGGCTTCTCCTTCCCGACGCTCTCTTGGGGCGcgcaccgcctcctccgctgTTCCAaggacggcgccgccgccgcgtccgcgcCCGCGTCGGGTTCACCTCCCCTGCACCCGCAAACCCCGTCGCTCAAGGACAAGCCGGTGCCGAcgccgccgatgccgacgCCCCAGCAGGACCCGGCGGGCGACGGCTCGCGCCCGCAGCGGCCGATGAatctccgcccgcgccgctactactccgccaccgccgccgcgtctccgGCGTCGCGAGCGGATGGgggcgccgcggcgggccagtcggggccgccgcccccgccgctgccgaggAAGAGAAGCTTCGCCGTCGCGCTCACCAGGGAGGAGATCGCCGAGGACTTAGCCGCCATCCGatgcgcgcgcccgccgcgccgcggcaAGAAGCGGCCGAAGCAGAACGAGATGGAT AGGCTGTTTCCGGGAAGCATGCTCTTGAACGTGGACCCTGACGCATACAAGATCGGCGAG AGGTGA
- the LOC104583101 gene encoding uncharacterized protein LOC104583101: protein MESSPPTTPATATAAAAVAEVAASSSQSKDKSLLVGFDLPATWGYRKHLAFYKPPDSSPVAAGVEPQANSSRSLMEGGATAAAAVNDEVAVAEECPRGQGYLLRDRRVGRDSVEDAPKNLHAKLWNKDGGGSGSTDGSKFSLELTKQEIMEDFIKMTGRKPPRRPKRRSKNIQYQINALSLGESLSEVNHDRYKVDENGVF, encoded by the exons ATGGAGTCCTCACCCCCGACTACGCCTGCGACAGCTACAGCTGCGGCAGCGGTAGCGGAAGTAGCGGCATCCTCGTCGCAATCGAAGGACAAAAGCCTCTTGGTCGGTTTCGACCTCCCCGCCACCTGGGGGTACCGTAAGCACTTGGCCTTCTACAAGCCACCGGACTCatcgccggtggcggcgggtgTTGAGCCGCAGGCCAACAGCTCCCGATCCCTGATGGAAGGTGGCGctacagcggcggcggcggtgaatgatgaggtggcggtggcggaggaatGTCCCCGTGGGCAGGGCTACCTGTTGAGGGACCGGAGAGTCGGCCGGGACAGCGTGGAGGACGCTCCGAAGAATCTGCACGCGAAGCTTTGGAACAAGGATGGCGGCGGAAGCGGAAGCACCGATGGCAGCAAGTTCTCGCTGGAGCTCACCAAACAGGAGATCATGGAGGACTTTATCAAGATGACTGGTCGGaagccgccgcgccggccaaAGAGGCGGAGCAAGAACATCCAGTACCAGATTAAT GCGCTTTCTCTTGGCGAGTCCTTGTCAGAGGTGAACCATGATCGCTACAAGGTGGACGAG AATGGGGTGTTTTGA